The nucleotide sequence agttaggtttaagtagttctaagttctaggggactgatgaccaaagatgttaagtcccatagtgctcagagccttttttttaagGTACTTAAATTTTGGATCCCATTTGTTGCAAACAAATTGGTTGTTAAGGATTTTAGCACTTGCGTTGGTGATGAACTCTGTGTTTTCGAAGGAAATTTGCAATTAGGTTATTTTCTGCACATTTCTTCAGTATTTCGATCTGAGTGCAAGCTGTGTCAACGTTTGTGAAGAGTACGGCCAAGTCATCAGCGAGTCCCAAACAGTCGATTTCTACTTCTTACCTCTTGCGTAATTTATGTCATTGTCTCTCTTGGCCAGCTCCGGGCGCCATTCTCTTACGACTTTCTTCAGAACCCGTTTGAATTACGTGGGTGGTAGGCCGTCCACTTGTCGCACACCAGTCTTGTCTGTCGGTGAGTGTTCACTTGAagacgttacacacacacacacacacacacacacacacacacacacactgtgaagtTTGAGTGAAAATGTGTAAGTGCTTGAAGAGATGCCTACAAGTTGACTGCAGGAGAACACCAGGTATTACTCTCACTGTTCACTTTCGTGACGCAATACTTACTTCATATGTGAAGAGATGCCCCATAAAATTATTCCGTAACACATTACTGAGttgaaaaatgcaaaatatattAGGAAATCCATTAGTCTGTTCCGAAGACCAGCAATTATTcagagagcaaaagtagctgaactcaatTGTTTTAACACCGTAGAagtatgcttcttccagtttaaattttccTCAGTATTTACGGCCAGAAATTTGGAGCACTCTACCCTGTTTACAGATACGTGTTCatctgctacatcagttgttgctatgactctgtttgttgtacagaactgaatacagtgtCCTTTCTCAGAATTTTCAGATAATCACATGacaattttttgaaaaacatcattaacaatttcaTCTCTTGCTTTCTCTCTAAAGGGACCTATTATAGCACTAGGCACTAGTATCCCCCGCAAAACGTACCAATTCTGCCTGGCAGATgtaaagtggaaggtcattcacatatataaggaatagccATGGTGACATACATTATCTAAGAGTCATTGTAGCTGATTTTCAGGCCTGGTCTTCCAATCGCTTTTCAGCTGCTAGTTAAATTATAAATGGGGCTCAACGAAACGTCTTTGTTCTTAACAGTGATGGGCACAGTACAAGTTGTATAAACAAGATTGTTAATACCAATTGAGGTGTTACTATTAAATGTAGACGAACATTACTGATGAAGAATTTTTTATTGACAGATGTTCTATataaatagaagaaaaaacagaaggaaagagtTCATCGGAGACAGATCAGAGAAGAGGACATCGAGACACAGTGAAGGTGGCCTTTAGCGACCGATGATGGCGTGTCCAATGGGCACGTGGTGAGCGGCGTACGAGACGGCGACGGGGTGCACCACGTTCTGCACCACGGGGCTGACGGCGGCGTACGCGTGGCCCTCGACGGTGCTGTAGGCGAAGTTGCCGCCCAGCCGGTCAGACTGGATGATGGCCGAGTCGAAGCTCGGCGTGCGCACCAGCGCGGCGGGGCCCGCCACGAATCCGGCGCTGCAGACCGCCAGCACGCAAGCCAGGACGATAGCCACCTGCCGACAGGCAAAAGCTGTTTACTGAGGGCTGCACCCGCTGGCCCAGCTTCAGCGCTTTGGCAGGAGCGAGGTCTTGTACCTACAGACATTTCTGCATTCCAGATAAATCCATTTGACCGCCAACAGACTGTCTACCTGGAAAAGTAGTCAGCTAGAAACCATGCCATTTTGGTGTTGCTGCTTGGGTGGTTGCATATGATTAATGGGGCAGTCACGCTGATGACCACCAATTGCATCTAAGGACAAAACCAATAATCCTGAAGACAGCTATCAAGGATCTCAATACCGACCTGATACCActatcaagccggccggagtggccgagcggttaaaggcgctacagtctggaaccgcacgaccgctacggtcgcaggttcgaatcctgcctcgggcatggatgtgtttgatgtccttaggttagttaggtttaagtagttctaagttctaggggacttatgaccacagcagttgagtcccatagtgctcagagccatttgaaccatttgaaccactatcaaAATAGGTGTATGATTCAGCCTTAGAGTTCAATCCATCCAAAACCCAAATGATTCTGGTTGGTAATTCTACTGTCGGGAATCCCTACTATATTTAACCCGAAATTGGACAAATAGCAACTTCTCTCCTTTAGCAAAGAGTCTAAGAGTAACAATAGATGAAAatgtaaattggactgagcacgtaactgcaaggCCCTACCACATCTGCCACTTTTCCCACTatccttagctggtgcagtctccttaaatttcctttcgcgagaactcgctatatcagaaaacttTTACCTTGTGcccctataaattctttttatatgtgCCATTATCaatattttattattgtcattattactgttatttttattattattataattatcacAATTAGTGGCAGCAGCTACAGTAGTATAAGTACTACCAGTATTAACTTTACTAaatcatagtcagtattatttactcacattgccgattcagacactcaaatcattttaaaactATTTGTCATATCAAAATTGTTAGTTTTTAGGAAACCGTGATGTAAAAAGGCACTAGAatgagagtctcggtccggcacacagttttaatctgccaggaatttttaaAAAGGCACTGCTTGTGTGAAAACCTGGTCCGATATAAGAGAGAGCCTGATGGCACTTATCAgataaggttaaataaataaaatgaaactgcgaggtcatcagtcactccACTCCAATCCATCAGGAACAGTGTTGCTAACCCCAGCAGTTAACGTGGCACTCTCTCGCGAATTAAAAACTGCCTCTAATGGTTAAGTGCTCTACTGAATCAGCTGCCCAAGACCGACTCAGAACCCCCcacccctcacagctttactttcgccattaCCTCATGTCCtcactttcaaacttcacagaagttcttctgcgaataTTGtaggactaacactcctggaagaaagtgtcggtagagcacttgcctgcgaaaggcaaagaaacGTTTTTTACCACATTGCGTGGGTAATAGTGGGACACAGGTGTCCACACGGTTGACAATTCAAAGatttaaataaagttacaaaaaatgtacaaaaatgggcCAGAGTGTTGTCCAGTGATCTAATAAATAACACCTTCCCAAACAGAAAAAGGGGAAAATAAGGAAGAGACAATCGACAATGTTGAGAGTTGCAGAAATCGCATAGTGGGGCAAAATCCCGCCATCGTGTAGACCAAAGGCACATGGGGGCACCTGAAGGATCGTTCGCAGCAAGGGGCAGGCCCCTTTCTATGGCTGACCTCACCAGACACCAGACTTATAAATGTTTTCATTCAGCCTGCCATGGCGATCTCACCTGTACCAACctgttcatctcaaagtagcacttacacccaaagTACTCAAATAATTGTTggctatattccaatctctgtctttgctAATAGTGTCCGCCccatctagtaccatgcaagttactccctgatgtcttaagacatgTCGCACCATCCAACCCCTTCTGCCGGGAAGTGTATTCCATACATCCCTTTCTCTTTCGATTCTGAGGAGAAATTTTTCATACCTTATCTTAACTAAAGCTTTATAGGGGCCCAAGGTAAAAGTTTTCTGACATAGCGAATTCTCGCGAACATCTCTCCTTCCCCCAAAACTTTTTCTCGTTTGAATTCTGATCTTTCAGGGGAAATTTCTCAATGTCTTTTTTTATACCCTCCTATCCAACTCTTGAATAGCAGTGTCATTATTATTGCTTGGTAGTACCTTCGGCCCAGAACACAGAACCATTCATCTCTCGTTATaccgtccgccgcttgtggtctcgcggtagcgttctcgtttcccgagcacggggtcccgggttcgattcccggcggggtcagggattttcacctgcctcgagatgactgggtgtttgtgttgtcctcatcatttcatcatcatccaggaaagtggcgaaattggactgggcaaaaggttgggaaattgtacgggcgctgataaccgcgctgttgagcgccccacaaaccaaacatcatcatcatcatctcgttaTACCCAACTGAAAATGTGCAGGATGTCCAGCGAAGGAACCCCTGATTCAAAATTCGGTATCTCGAAAACTAAGGTCGATAGACGAGGGCGACAAACGGCATATTTATTGTGTAAGCTTTAAGAATGTTAtatagaagtttcgaaatagttcgaaaagctgctcACAGATGGTGATGCAACCGCAATACGGAGTGTCTATAAATTGTGCACCGTAGCTCAGAGCAATCAGTTCCACAGCTGAAACGTAAAAGGTACTGGAATACTACAGGTTAGAACACGGTCCTACGGCAAGGCTCAGTTTTCAAACaccatttaatgttccaaaaggacacgATGCGAAAACTACTCGCAAGGTCTTCACCAGATTACAACGAACAGGCTGAATGTTGGGCCCAGGCAAACTACAGCTACTCATGAAAATGTCGCcacggtttctggaattattcagcgaatttCAAGGAAATCCGTCCAAAGAACTGCAGCCGAGACTGGTTTTAAGCGTTCCAGCACGCGGAAAATACAGGtacagagcctacacatgtttccagcAAAATCAAAAGCTACCAGTCCATATCTGTACAACAAAGGGCTGACTTTGCGAATCAGATTCTCAAAATCGTTGATAATGAAGTATTTTAAGTTAGCTTTGTCTGATTCACACTTGAAGCACATTTTCACCTCAGTGGAGTAGTGCATGAATAAACAAACTGGTGATTTTGGGGCTCCAAAAATTTCCATTTGGGGAGAGGAAACCCACTGCATTTTCCCAAAGTTGCTGTTTGGGCTGTGGTAAGCAGCAGATGCATTACTGGTCATTTTTTCATGTGAGAAACGATCTCTACTGAACGTTACGTCGCAGTTTTGTAACAATTTGTTGTCAGATCGACCAGGCGCGGAGTGGTTCATGCATATGGGGCCAGACCTCATCGCAGCTAACAGGTGTTTCGCTTTCTTGTTGAATATTTCTGGAATACAGTCATTGcgttggattattgcaaatttgcTGGCGCACGGATGGATTGGTCTCCACATTCTCCGGATGTGGCTCCTTATGAGTACGTTTTGACAGACACTATCTATCGGAACCATCTCACCATGTTGTACGACCTTGAATTGACGATCTGTGTGACATCTGAATCTATTTCCGTTAACACACTACAAGATGTGATGGCAAATTACATTGTTCGTTGGCCCACCTCTGTACTGCTAATGGTGGACGTTTCGAAAAGATTGTGTTATTGGATAGACTGCTTGTATTCCGCACCATATGTTAGCTGCCTTctaactatttcgaaacttctgtataaaatttttacagctttcacaacctTTGCAGCTTTGTTGCACCCGTCTATTAATcttagttttcgaggtatttaattttgaaatcaggaacTCGTTAGCTGGACACCCcgtatacaaggtgattcagtgCCCACACCGCTCTCGTTTTCTGCAACTCACAGAGTTATATCTGGCCTTCGGAAATCAcgcttgagattttcatattctctcgctggcTACGCGCAAAATATTAGTCCTACAGCAAAAATGAAGAGGATCTTTttcataggaaatttaatgtaattaaatattgccctaggatacgttttcgctaaaGGCCGtagtttttcagttatttaaaaaaaatggttcaaatggctctgagcactatgggactcaacatcttaggtcataagtcccctagaacttagaactacttaaacctaactaacctaaggacatcacacacacacccatgcccgaggcaggattctaacctgcaacagTAGTAGTCCCGCTCAGTTATTTAAGAACAAACGTACAAAACAGAGCTTCAAACAACCTCCCTCCCCCACACTCAGCTGCCACCGATCAGGCTTCCTAATCTGTTGTTTATGGCAATCCCTCCCATCACAGTACAGAAATTTGCGCCTCTGTGAATTATTTGCCACATTCGACCTTTTTCGATCTTCATTGTTTGGCCTTACTACGCCACCGGCTCAGTCGATCACTTACAAATGGTAAAAtatacgtttgtgtaaattttacctacgaGTTTGTGAATttaaacagcataaaataaacagttatatcattgtattcgtcaggccttctgactacaaaTTACTGTGCTCGTAAGGTTTAAATttagatcgaattgtcaacgtaattggttttagtgcaacgtttacaaaagtcgtttttctttcattgcccTCACGGGTAAATTTGAATTAATAATGTTAGCGAAACAGCGGACTGTGCCGCTGGCGTAATGGACGAATCAATAGAGATGGAAAAGATCGAATACTGTAAGATTCCTCTTGTTGCAAGTTTAATGAGCAGCAATGCAGTTAGGTTCAGTTGCGGAGCTCGCTTCACCGAGACGTGGACTCACCTTCATGGTTAGTGCTCGTGTTGTTCCTCTGCTCGCTGACGAGAGACCTGTGTCCGTCCGTGACCGCGGCGGGCCTTATATACGGACTGCGGGGGCAGGCGTCCGACCGGCCACGCCCGCGGACGAATTTTTCGCGGCCGACTGGACGACAAACAGCACGGGCGGGGCCCAGCTGCCACATCCGCGTACCCCGCTCCCTGCCGGACACTGGAGGCCTCCCCGTTTGGGCCTACGCCTCCGAGACACCGCCGGCTTCGCAGCTTCTTGTGTCTCTTCCGctagtgacgtgacgtgacgtcggAACGGCTCCGGGGCCTCATACCTCCTATGCTTCCTCACAGCAAATTCTCATTCCCAAATTTCTataacttacactgaagagccaaagaaactagtacacctgcctaatatcgtgtagggtcccgagagcacgcagaagtgccgcaacaccgtcacacaccgtcaggtggcttgcggagtacgtaaaaaaaaaaaaaaaaaaaaaacaacggcgtggcgtggcgtggactcgagtaatatctgaagtagtgctggagggaactgacaccatgactcctgcagcgctgtccattaatccgtaagagtatgaggggggtggagatctcttctcaacagcacgttgcaaggcattccagatatgctcgataatgttcatgtcgggtgaacttggtggccagtggaagtgtttaaactcagaagtgagtTCCTGCAGCCAGTctatagcaattctgtacgtgtaggGTGTCGCGTTATCCtgatgaaattgcccaagtccgtcggaacgcacggtggagatgaatggatgcaggtgatcagacaggatacttaagtacgtgtcaactgtcaaaaaatggttcaaatggctctgagcattatgggatttaacatctgaggtcatcagtcccctagaacttagaactacttaaacctaacttaacctaaggacatcacagacatccatgcccgaggcaggattctaacctggtcAGTTGTCAGAgcagtatct is from Schistocerca cancellata isolate TAMUIC-IGC-003103 chromosome 6, iqSchCanc2.1, whole genome shotgun sequence and encodes:
- the LOC126190878 gene encoding uncharacterized protein LOC126190878 — protein: MKVAIVLACVLAVCSAGFVAGPAALVRTPSFDSAIIQSDRLGGNFAYSTVEGHAYAAVSPVVQNVVHPVAVSYAAHHVPIGHAIIGR